The sequence CCCACCCTGGAGACCCCGTTCGGCCGGGTCGGGGTCGGCAGCTCGGGCACGAATCGCACGGGCGGGTGGCGCGTGGAGAAACCCGTCCTCGACGGCGCCAAGTGCACGAACTGCCTCCTGTGCTGGTTCTATTGCCCGGACGGAAGCATTGCTCGCGGTGCCAAGATCGTCGAGATTCACTACGACTACTGCAAAGGCTGCGGCGTCTGCGCAGCGGTCTGCGTGCCCAAGGCGATCCACATGGAACGCGAGCTCGAGGAGGAGGTGCAGGCATGATCGAGACGAAGACGGCCACCGCGGGCGAGCGCCGCATGGTCACGGGCGACTACGCCGCGGCGTGGGGGGCCATGGTTTCCCGGCCCCAGGTCGTGGCCGCGTACCCGATCACCCCGCAGACCATGATCATCGAGCACCTCGCGGAGTTCCTCGCCGCGGGCAAGTTCGACGCGGAGATGATGCGCGTCGAGTCCGAGCACAGCGCGATGTCCGCCGTCGTCGCGGCGGAGGCCACGGGCGTCCGCACGTACACGGCCACGTCGTCCCAGGGCCTCGCCCTCATGCACGAGCCCCTGTTCATCTCGCCGCCGATGCACCTGCCCATCGTGATGTCCGTGGTGAACCGGACGGTCGCTTCGCCGCTCGGCATCTGGGTGGAGCACAACGACACGATGCCCCAGCGGGACACGGGCTGGATGCAGATCTACGTGGAGGACGCGCAGGAAGCGCTCGACATGGTCCTCCAGGGCTACCGGGTCGCGGAGCATCCGCTCGTGGAGCTCCCCATGATGATCGGCATGGACGCGTTCCTGGTGTCCCACACGATCGAGTCCGTGGAGCTGGTCAGCCAGGAGGCCGCGGACGCCTTCCTGCCGCCCTTCAAGCCTGTCCACGCGTACCTGGACCCTGAGCGGCCTCTCGTGGTGGGCGCGGCCTCGCCGCCGGAGTACATCCAGGAGGTCCGCTGGGAGACGGATCTCCGGATGCGCCGAGCCATGGAATTCCTGGAGGAGACGGACCGGGAGTTCGGTCGCCGCTTCGGGCGCACGTACGGCGGCGCCTTGGAGACG is a genomic window of Thermoplasmata archaeon containing:
- a CDS encoding 4Fe-4S dicluster domain-containing protein, which translates into the protein MYPKASKWLPTAQELPPGLATPTLETPFGRVGVGSSGTNRTGGWRVEKPVLDGAKCTNCLLCWFYCPDGSIARGAKIVEIHYDYCKGCGVCAAVCVPKAIHMERELEEEVQA
- the porA gene encoding pyruvate ferredoxin oxidoreductase, with the protein product MIETKTATAGERRMVTGDYAAAWGAMVSRPQVVAAYPITPQTMIIEHLAEFLAAGKFDAEMMRVESEHSAMSAVVAAEATGVRTYTATSSQGLALMHEPLFISPPMHLPIVMSVVNRTVASPLGIWVEHNDTMPQRDTGWMQIYVEDAQEALDMVLQGYRVAEHPLVELPMMIGMDAFLVSHTIESVELVSQEAADAFLPPFKPVHAYLDPERPLVVGAASPPEYIQEVRWETDLRMRRAMEFLEETDREFGRRFGRTYGGALETYRLEDADVALMTLGTVTSTAREVVDRLRAQGERVGLIKLRSFRPFPDERLQDATAHLKAFGVYDRAVSYGVGGPSCIEARNALYDTTTMPILGFLAGLGGRDVTPQDVELMFKKTLAAVGRGRRASGVHWIGTRGVNP